In Lysobacter sp. FW306-1B-D06B, the sequence ATCCTGGCGGCGATGCTGGTGCACAGCCGGATTCCGTTGCTGCGCCACCCCCTGCTGGTGCGCTTCGGGCTGCTGATCTCCTGCGCCGCGTTCTACTACTACGTCACCCATGAAATCGTCATCTGAGGACGCGCACCACGCATGACCTCGCCACTGAAGCTTGCCGTCGCACTCACCTATCCGCCCGCGCTGACCCTGCTGATGCTGTGCATCGCGGTCGTGTTGCTGCTGTTGCGGCGCACGCGATCGGGGATCGCCACGGCGGCGCTCGCCGTCGCATGGTCGGGCCTGCTCGCCGTGCCGACCGTGTCGGACTGGGTGCGCGAGCGCATCGAACGGCACTATCCGCCGGTGGAAGAAGCGACGCTTCCGTCGGCCGACGCCATCGTGGTGCTCGGCGGTGCGATGCACTTCTATTGGCTCGAACGCGAGCACGTCACGCCGTACGAACTGGAGAACAGCCGCCTGGCCGCCGGTGCGCGCGCGTGGCTGGCGCGCAAGGCACCGGTAATCGTGCTGTCGGGCGGCGGCGACAACGGCGGCAACAACAGCGAGGCGCGGTTGATGGCCGGTGCGATCCAGCGACTGGGCGTGCCCGCCGATGCGCTCATGCTGGAGCGCGAGAGCCGCAACACCCGCGACAACGCACGCTACACGGCCGCGCTTGCGCAACGGCACGGTTTCCATCGCGTACTGCTGGTCACCTCATCGCTGCACATGCCGCGCGCGGTGATCGAGTTCCGCAAGGCCGGCCTGGACATCGTGCCGGTCGCCGTACCCGAACGCGCCAAACGCGATACGTGGACGCAGCGCTGGGTCCCGTCGCGACGCGCGTTGTGGCGCAGCGGACGCGCAATCAAAGAGTGCGCGGCCATCGTCATGGCGCGTCTACACAGCTGAATGTCGCCCGCATTCTTCACGTTCGCGTTCGCATCACTGAATCCTGCCCGACCGCAGGACGCGTTCCTCACGCCGCATGTGCGATTCGCGTTTTACGCTGCAAAGCGAATACGAAGACTCACATGCAGCAACATCGCAGCGTTGCACGAGGCTCGCTGCGCGCATCGTCAATCCGGCACGTCGACCAGGGACGCGTGACGCCGGGCATCGGCCGATGCCCCGCCAACGACCACGAGGATCATGCATTGAAGACGTTCATTCTTGTCTGTACGGTCGCCGCGGCCACGCTCGCCACGACGGCCTGCGTTCCCGGCCAGCAGATGACGCGAAGTGGCGGCGGTGGAGAAGGCGGCAGTGACGTCCGCATGGTGACGATCACGCAGGAAACCGTGGCGCAGCGGCCCGTGGCCGCGGTGCTTCCGCAGGAGCTGACGAACTACAAGGGCGAGGGTTACCGCATCCAGCCCGGCGACACGCTGATCGTCACGGTATGGGATCACCCTGAACTCACCACGCCGGCGGGCAACCAGCAGCAGGCGGTGACCAACGGCCGCCTGGTGCAGCCCGATGGCACGTTCTATTTCCCGTATGCCGGCAAGATCAACGTCACCGGCATGAGCATCGAGGACCTGCGCAGCACGCTGAGCACGCGCTTGGCGAAGTACATCCAGAATCCGCAGCTCGACGTCAACGTGGTGGGCTTCGGAAGTCGCGTCGCGCTGCAGGGCGCGTTCGAAGACACCACGCCGCAGGAAGTGACCACCGTTCCGCTCACGCTGTCGCAGGCGATCGGCCGTGGCCGCATCGATGTGGAGCAGGCGGATCTGGCCGGTTTCGTGCTCACGCGTGATGGGCGCAACTATCCGCTCGACCTCGACGCGCTCAACCGCGATGGCAAGGTCGCCGCCGACATCTTCCTCAAGCCCGGTGATCGCCTGTTCCTGCCCTTCAACGATCGCAAGGAAGTCTATGTGGTCGGCGAAGTGCTGCGTCCGCAGGCGCTCACCTTCAAGACCACTTACATGACGCTGACGCAGGCGCTGGGTCGTTCGGGCGGACTCAACCCGGTGACCTCCAAGGGCGAGGCGGTGTACGTGATCCGCGGCATCGAAGAGATGCAGCAGATACCGGCCACGGTGTACCAGCTCGATGCCAAGTCGCCGGCGGCCTTCGCATTGGGCGACAAGTTCCAGCTCAAGCCTGGCGATGTCGTCTGGGTCGGCCCGGCCGGCGTCACGCGCTGGAACCGCTTCCTGTCACAGCTGCTGCCGCTGTCGGCCATCGTGAGCAACGCCGCGGCCGCGCAGTACGACATGACGCGTTGACGCGGGGTCGGGAGGGACCGCGCGCACCGGCGCCGGCGACCGCAGGGTCGCCGGCGTCGACTTGTCCGCACCGGGCATGTCGATTCGCGATGCGGCCGATCGTCGTGGATGATGAGGCACCTGGCCTCGTCTCCGGTGAATCCCATGCTGACGCTGTATGCCCACCCGTTCTCGTCGTATTCGCAGAAGGCGCTCACGGCGCTCTACGAGAACGGCATCGCCTTCCAATGGAAGATGCTGGAATCGCCCGACTGCGAGGCGTGGCGTGAACTCACGGCGATGTGGCCGGTGCAACGCTTTCCGGTGCTCGTCGATGAGGGCCGTGTGATCCCGGAGGCGAGCTGCATCATCGAGTACCTGCATCTGCGCCATCGCGGGCCGGTGCCGCTGATTCCGGACGATCCGGACGAAGCGCTGGACGTTCGCACCATGGACCGCTTCTTCGACAATTACATTTCCACGCCGCAGCAGAAGATCGTGTTCGATGCGATCCGCGTGCCGCAGGATCGCGACCCTTACGGCGTGGCCGAAGCGCGCACCATGCTGGAACAGGCCTACGCGTGGCTGGACGAGGTGATGCGCGGGCGCGAATGGGCGGCGGGCGATCGCTTCAGTCTGGCCGATTGCGGTGCCGGGCCGTTCCTGTTCTACGCGGACTGGACGCACCGCATCGACGCGCGCTTCGCCAACGTGCATGCGTACCGCGCGCGGCTGCTGGAACGACCGGCCTTCGCGCGCGCGGTGGACGAAGCCCGTCCGTACCGCAGCTTCTTCCCGTTGGGCGCACCGGACCGCGACTAGGCCCATGGTCACTTCCGGGCCGGGGCGGCGTGCTGCGATGATGCCTGCCGACTCCGACGCGGGTGCCGCATGATCCTCCTCGCCGTCCTGCTCACACTGCTGATTCCACCGGCACTGCTGGCCGTGGCGGGATGGTGCGCGGGCGCTCGGAGGGATGCCGTCGCGATGCGCTCGTCTCCTTGGGACTGGAACGCGGTGGCGATCTCCTCGCTGCTCTACGCACTCGCGTTCAACCTCACGTTCTTCATCCAGGAGCTGTTCCTGGTCGTGCCCAAGGCCCTCACGCCCGGCCTGCGGCCGACGCTCTTCCACAACAACCACCGCTGGCTCGGCGAGAACGACCTCGCCAGCCTGTTCCAGGGCACGGGCGCATTGGCGACGGCGCTGGTCGGGCTGGTTTGCCTGGTCGTGCTGCGTGCAGGCTCCCCGCGTCCGGGCGCGTGGCGGCTGTTCGTGATCTGGATGGCCTACTGCGGCCTGCTGATGGCGTTGCCGCAGGTGGTCATCGGCGCGATGAGCCCGGCCAGCGACGTGGGCATGGCGATGACGTGGCTGGGGTTGTCCTCCGCGACGAAGCGCATCGCCGCGCTGCTGGCGCTGGTCGCCATCGCCGCCGTCGCGCTGGCCCTGTTGCGACCGGCGCTGGAATTGGCCCACGCCGATGGCGTGGCCACGGCGCGTGCGCGCACGCGTTTCATCGCGCAGACCATCGCGCTGCCGATGCTGATCGGTACGGCGCTGGTGATCCCGTTCCGCGTGCCGCGCGAGATGATCGAAGTGGTGCTGCTACCGGTGCTGGTGGGGCTTCCTGGCGCGCTGTGGATGCTGGCCGGTGCGTGGCGCGTGCGCGACGTCCACGGCGCGGGCGTGCGCCTGGGTTCGTTCGTGCTGCCGTTGCTGGCGGCGGTCGTGTTGCTGCTGGTGTTCCAGTTGCTGCTGCGACCGGGCGTGGCGTTCTATTGAACGCGGGCCGCCTTACTTGCGCACGTTGACGACGACGGCATCGCCGTCGCTCATCAACTCCACCGTCGCGGCACCGGCAAGCGCCGCCTCGCGTTCCTGCGCGGTGAGCACCTGGTGCTTGCCCTCGACGAGGAACACCGGCGGGTGCGAGGCATTGAGCGCCAGGTTCTGGGTCTTGGCGTAATCGAGAATGAGCGAGCTCACCGAATCGATGCCGCGCTCGCCGAGCGAGGCCGCGTCGTAGGTGGCGCGATGGGCGAGTTCGCCGGCGGAAACCGCGCCAGCCAGCAACAGACACGATGCGAGGGCGATACGGCGCATGACCACTCCCTTGATGGACGGACCGGACGCTTGGACGGGCCGGCAGTCCCCACCGCCGGCGCGCCCCATTAGACGGGAGCACCCCGGCCTGGGCAAGCGCGCGATGCGCGCAGACGTGACGCGGCTCACGCCTGGCGCCGATGTTGACGCCACGAACGTCACGGGCGGCGCGCTCGCCGTCGCTGGGATGACGGTGTGGGGCGCGGAATGCGTGAGGGCCTGGGGCCCGGCCTTCGCCGGGATGACGGGACACACGGCGGAAGCGGTGTGCCCTGCCCTCACCCCTCTCCCGCGTGCGGGAGAGGGGCTTCAAGCGTGTAGCGACTGCCAAAGGCCTACTCGGCCGGGCTTTCCTCGAACCGCTCGCGCAGCTTCACCGGCTCCGACTTGTGCGCTTCGCGCTTGCGGATCCACAGGTTGATCATCTCGACGAAGACCGAGAAGGCCATCGCCACGTAGACGTAACCCTTGTTGATGTGCTGGCCGAAGCCGTCGGCGATCAGCACCAGGCCGATCATGATCAGGAAGCTCAGTGCGAGGATCTTGACCGTCGGGTGGCGCTCGACGAAATCGCCGATCGGTTTGGCGAACATCAGCATGAACACGATCGAGATCAGGATCGCGGCGACCATCACCCAGCGATCGTCGACCATGCCCACGGCGGTGATGATCGAATCCAGCGAGAACACGATGTCCAGCACCATGATCTGCGCGATCACACTGGTGAAGCTGACGCCCACCACCTTGCCGGCGGTGACCGTTTCGCTGGCGCCTTCGAGTTTCTGGTGGATCTCGTGCGTGGCTTTGCCGATCAGGAACAGACCGCCGCCGATGAGGATCAGGTCGCGCCAGGAGAATTCGTTGCCCAGCACCGTGAACAACGGCGCCGTCAGACCCACGATCCAGGCGATGGTGAGCAACAGGCCCAGGCGGGTCACCGCGGCCAATGTGATGCCGATGCGGCGCGCCTTGTCGCGCTGATGCGCCGGGAGTTTTCCGGCAAGGATGGAGATGAAGATGATGTTGTCGATGCCGAGCACGAGCTCGAGCGCCGTCAACGTGGCCAGTGCGATCCAGATTTCGGGATTGAGGAATATGTCCATCGGATGGGTTCTAGGCGGTGGGCGGGATTCCGTGGCCCACGCGCGCTCGCATCCGTAGAAAACCCTGGACGCACCTTCGCCGTGGCACGGCGAAGGTCTTGCTCACAGGCCGCGCGGCCTGCTGCTGCACCGGATGAATTCCCTGGCGGGAACCCTCGTAATGACGGCGACAGCACGTGGAGCTACTCCCCTTCTGCTGCGATCCTAGCACGCCGCCGGAGCGGTTCCGGCAACGGCGTGTTCAGGCGTGGCCGGCGCTGAGCCGGCGCAATCGCAGCTGATGTTCGGCGCGGTCGGCCCGCGTCGGCTTGCGTGTGTCCTCGCGCCACGGCAGGCGGACCACCCGTGGAACGCGGGGTCGGGGCGACGTCGTCGCTCCGTGGATGGGCGGCTTGCGGGTGGCCATGGGGGAGGAACCTGTCGTTCGGGCGATCAGCATCACCGGCAAGGAGTTAAGCCGCAGCGAAGCAATCATTCGCCACGCCCTCACCCGACCTCACCGGACCTGATGCCGTCATAACCGGATGTCATGACTGATGGATGACAACGGTTCGCGGCGCGAGATCGGCATGGCGATCGTGCAGTGCACGCCTTCGTCGGTGAGGGTGTAGGTGGTGCGCGCGCCGAACTGGTACGGCAGCGCGCGCTCGATCAGTTCGCGGCCGGCACCGCCGCCCGGCGCGGGCTCGCCGCTGCCGATCGCCACGCCGGTCTCGCGCCAGTCCACGTGCAGCCAGGGTCGACCGTCCTCGGGTTCCACGCGCCAGCGGATGCGCAGCCGCCCGCGCGGATCGCGCAGCGCGCCGTACTTCACGGCGTTGGTGATCAGCTCGTGGATCGCCAGGGCCAACGGCTGCACGGTGGAGGAACGCAAGGAAACGTCGGCCGGCCCCTCCAGGTCGAAGCGCACCCCGCCCTCGTCCAGGTGCGCGGCCAGTTCCATGCGCAGCAACTCGTCGAAGCTCACGCGCTGGCCTTCCTTCAACCGCGAAAGCAGGCCCTGCACGCGCGCCAGCGAGTCCAGGCGCTCGCTGAATGCGGCGGCGAAGTGGCGCATGTTGGGACTTTCGCGCAGGGTGCGGTCGGAAATGGCGCGCACCACCGCGATCAGGTTGCGCGTGCGGTGCTGCAGTTCAGCCACCAGCACGCGCTGGGCTTCCTCGAACTCGCGACGCAGGGTCGTGTCGAGCATGGAGCCGATCATGCGCACCGGCGCGCCCGAGGCGTCGTAGAAGAAGCGCCCGCGCGCGTTGGCCCAGTGAACGGAACCGTCCGGGTGCAGGAAACGCACCTCCCGCGCGTACTCGCCACCGGTCTGCATCGCGTGCACCACGGCCGACTCGGCGGCCTCGCGGTCGTCGGGGTGGACGCGGGCGATCCACGCCTCGTAACTGGGCACCACTTCGCCCGGTGCATAGCCCTCGATGCGGTAGTGCTCGTCCGACCAGGCGACCTCGCCCGTGGTCAGGTTCCAGTCCCAGGTCGCCAGGCGCCCGACTTCGATCGCACTGCGCAGGCGTTCCTCGCTCTCGCGCAACCGCGCCTGGGCCCGCTTCAGCAACGTCGCATCCTGGGCGATGCCGCCGGTGCGGTTGATCCGGCACGCGATATCGCGCATGGGGAACTCGGTGCTGTGGATCCAGAGCAGCTCGCCGGTCTCGCCATGCACCATGCGGAACTCGTGTTCCACGCGCTCGCCCTGCTGCACGCGGGCCATGGCGCGGCGCACGGCCTCGTGGTCGTCCGGATGCACCAGGGCGATCCACGATTCGAAGCCCGCGCCGACCAGGTCCACGCAGCCGCGGCCACAGGTGGTCTCGAACGACGGGCTCAGGTACTCCATCTCCAGCGAGGTGGCGTCGCGGATCCACAGCACGCTCGAGGAGGCCTGGCCGAACTGGCTGAAGCGCTCCTCGCTGTCGCGCAGGGCCTTTTCGGCGTCGCGGCGCGGCTGGATGTCCTGGAAGAGGATGCCCACCTGCTTCTTCCGGCTCTTGAGCCGGAACACGCGGTAGTGGAAATGACGGCGCGTGCGGGGCGAGGGCCCTTCCAGCGTGCGCTCGCCGCCGTTGCGCACCACTTCGTCGACGATGTGCAGCCACTCGCGGCCGAAGTCCGGCGCGACCTCGCACAGCCGTTTGCCGGCGATGTCGCGGCCGACATAGCGGCGCGCCATCGGGTTCTCCTGCAGGAACATCAGGTCGACCACGCGACCGTCGGCATCGGTCACCGCTTCGCCGATGTAGAACGCTTCGCCCATGCTGTCGAACAGGTCGCGGAAGCGGCGTTCGCTGTCGTGCAGCGCCGAGGCCGCGCGCACCAGCCGCGCCTGCAGCAACAATGCATGGCGCAGCAGCAGCGCCACCACGAACAGCGCGCCGGCCAGCCCGTAAACACGGCCGATGTAGAACCCGAGTTGGTAGCGCGCGGTGATCATCATGCCGCTCAGGGCCAGTTCGATCACCGCCGCCACCAGCGCCACGCACAGCCACACGTCGAGCAAGCGGCGCAGCCGCGTACGCCAGACCAGCACGAGCAGCGCGGCCAGGTGCACCGCCCAGACCAGGCCGCCGATCCAGCGCGTCGAGGGCGGCCGGTAGTAGGCGCTGGTCAGCAGTTCCGGCAGCACCGGATCCAGACGCACCAGCGCCAGCGCCAGCACCGCGACCAGCGCCACCGTCGCCGGATAGGCCGCGCGCTCCAGGAGCGATGCGCCCGTGGCCGGTGGCCGCCGGGCATCCAGCGCGTAGGCGGTGACGAATAGCGGTGCAATGCCGTGCCAGAGGATCCACGACCACGCGGTCGTCTGCACACCGCCGAACAGGCTGCCACTGACGAACGCATCGGGAAACGTCAGTCCGTGCAGCAGCGCGAACAGCGCACTGAACAGGTAGCCGCAGGCCAGCCACAGGAACCCGCGTTCGTGCAGGTCGCGGTACTGGGCGTGGAGGATGATCGCGGTGATCGCGGCCAGCACCAGCACCGCCGCGTCGTAGGCGGGCACGAAGGCCGGCACCGCCGGCAGCGTCCGATCCGCGAACGGGCCGGTCGCGATGAAGGCCAGCAGCAGCACTCCGACCACCCACGCGGCGCGACGCCGGTCCACGCGCTCGGCGAGCGCCAGGCCGAGGAAGCCGGGTCCCTGCGCGCCTTCGGTCCCGCTGGCGATGGCCCGCGGGGAGTGGACGGTGTGGGCAGTAGCGGATCGCATCGCTCCATTCCACTCCGGCGGGGTCGGTGCGACGTGAATCCGCCGTGCACCGTCTCGCCCCGTTAACTTTCCCCAACCAACAATGAAGCCAGCCACGCGGGAGCGACCGCATGTCGAGCGATGGCCTCAATGGCCTCCATCTGCTGGTGGTGGAGGACGACTACCTCCTGGCCTCGGGCCTGCAGGAGGCATTGGAACTGGAGGGCGCCACCGTCGTCGGTCCCTGCCCCGACGTGCTGGGTGCGTTGCGCGCCATCGCACAGGCGCCCGTGCTCGACGGCGCGCTGCTGGACGTGAACCTGGGCGACGAGACCTCCTTCGCCGTCGTCGAAGCCCTGCGCGGACGCGGCGTGCCCATGCTCTTCCTCACCGGCTACGACGACAGCGCCCTGCCCGCCGCGTACAGCGCCATTCCACGCTGCCGCAAGCCGGTCGGTCTGTTCGACCTGGTGCGCGAACTGAGCAGCCTCGTCGTCCGCGCCGGCTGAATCCCTCATCGTCATCCGAACGTCGCGGTCGCCCGTGGCCGTCCCGACGAACGGTCATTGAGTTTTTTAGTTAGGACTCCTAACTTATCCGCCATGACGACGGACGACTCCCATCGCGAACAGGCCGCCGCCGGGCTGGAACAGCTGGCCTCGCTGGTGCGCGCGCAATCGTGGCGACCCGACGGCACGCCGTCGCTGCCGCCGACGCAGGCCGCCGTGTTGCGCATGCTCGCCGGAACGGCCACGCCGCTGCGCGCGCGCGAGATCGCCCAGCGCCTGGGCGTCACCGCGGCCAGCCTGAGCGACTCGCTGAAGGCACTGGAAAGCAAGGCTTGGATCGAACGCGAACCCGATCCCGACGATCGCCGCGCCGCGACCGTACGCCTCACCCGCAGCGGGCGCGCCACGGTGCGCCAGTTGCGCCATCCATCGCGTGGCATGGGAAGCCTGTTGCAAGGCCTGGACGAAGGTGACATCGGCGCGTTGCTGCGCGTGACCCAGCTGATGGTGCGCCAGGCGCAACGCCAGGGACTGGCGACCGGCGCGCGCACGTGTCTGGGATGTCGCTATTTCCAGCCCGATTCGACCGGCGATGCACGCCGTCCGCACTTCTGCGGCTTCGTGCAGCAGCCCTTCGGAGACCCCGAACTTCGCGCCGATTGCGACGACCAGTCGCCGGCCGATGAAACACAGATCGAAGCGAACGCCTTGCGCTTTCGCCGCCCCGTTCCGCCCTAGGCGGAAAAGTTGGGCGGCGCCCGACTGCCATCGGACGCCGCCCGGTTTCCCTTACCCACCCTGTAGAGCAAGCAAGAGGAGATTGAAGTATGCGCCAGAAGGCCGTTTTCTATCATGCCGGTTGCCCCGTGTGCGTCGATGCCGAGCGTCAGCTCGCCGTTTCGCTGGATCCGGCGCGTTTCGATGTCGAAGTCGTGCACCTGGGCGACGACAAGTCGCGCGTAGCTGAAGCCGAAGCCGCCGGTGTGCAATCCGTACCCGCGCTGGTGCTGGGCAGGCTGCCGCTGCACATCAACTTCGGCGCCTCCATCGCCGACCTGCGCTGAGGGCGATGCCATGAAAACCCTCTCCCTCACGCTGGCGCTCGCCGCCATGCTCGGTTTCGGCGCGGCGCACGCGCACGACGCCGCCAAGCACACCGGCGGCGTACAGACCAAGGCCGACAGCGCGCTCGTCGCCGACTTCGACATCGTCCACACCAAGATCACCACGCAGGGCAACATCGCCACGTTCCACATGGCCGTGTCCGGCAAGGCCGGCAAGAGCACGCCCGCCGCCACCGGCAAGCTCGCCGGCAGCGACGTGTTCTCGTATGTGTGGCCGACCACGATCGACCCGTACGAAGTCGGCTTCGAACGCGGCGCGGGCATCCTCGCGATGGCCGTCACCGCGCATCCGGATTTCGACGACACGCCGCTCTACGACGAAAACGGCGACGGCAAGCGCGACAACGACGGCAACCTGTGGCACAGCCATTGGGTCGTGCTGAAGCCCAACGAGGCCTGCGGTCCCGGCGCGCTGGGCGTGGTCGACATTCCCGAAGGCGCCAAGCCGCGCCTGCCGCGCACCTGGCCGGGCCTGCCGCTGCTGCTCGACAGCCCGGGCTGGAGCCCGACCCTCACCGGCGAGACGGTCGAGGTGAAGGTGCCGTTCGACGACATCGGCGTGGTCACCGCCGGTTCGTTCGACGGCGTCACCGCCGGCCTGCGCGTCAATGCTTCCGTGCATGCGCCGCTGCTGTGCGTGGTGGACGTGTTCAAGGTCGCCTCGGGCGATCTGAGCCTGCCCGGCAAGCCGAACCGCTGATGCGGACCGCCGGCCGTGCCGGCCGGCGCGTCTGCCCGCCCTGCTGTCATCCCCGCGAAGGCGGGGATCCAACTGCCCGACGTGTCACGCCTGCATCGAGCCGGCAACGTCTCGACGTTGGACTTCCGCCGTCACGGGAGTGACGAGCCCACACAAGGAACCCCGAATCCATGAACGCCCCACTCTCCCTCGCGCCCGCCTTGCAGGTCGAGCGCTGGTTCAACACCGATGCGACCATCACGCTCGAATCGCTGCGCGGCAAGGTCGTCGTACTGGAAGCCTTCCAGATGCTCTGCCCCGGCTGTGTCAGCCACGGCCTGCCGCAGGCGCAGCGCGTCGCGCAGACGTTCTCGCCCGACCAGGTCGCCGTGATCGGCCTGCACACCGTCTTCGAACACCACGAGGCGATGACGCCGGTCTCGCTGCAGGCGTTCCTGCACGAATACCGCATCGCCTTCCCGGTCGGCGTGGACCTGCCCGGCACCGACGGCCCGATCCCGCGCACCATGCGCGCCTACGCGATGCGCGGCACGCCGACGATGACGCTGATCGATGCGCAGGGCCGCATCCGTCACCAGCATTTCGGTCAGGTGAGCGATCTGGTGCTGGGCGCGCAGATCGCCTCGCTGATCGGCGAAGCAGCTGCGACGAGGACGCCGGAAACCGCGCCTGCCGCCGCCTGCGACGCGAACGGCTGCACGGTCTAGCCGACTTCGCCGCGCCGCTCAGGCGGCGGCGCGCAGCGAGTGGAACACGCGCAGGATCGCCGCCGCGCTGCGGGCGGCATCGTCCTCGCTGGTGGCCCAGTTCGACACCGAGATGCGCATCGCGCCCAGGCCCTGCCATGTCGTGCCACCGAGCCAGCAGGTGCCGTCGCGCTGCACGCCTTCGATGACGGCGCGCGTCAGCTCGTCGTCGTCGCCGAAGCGCACCAGCACCTGGTTGAGCACGACGTCGTTGAGGATGCGCACGCCTTCGGCCGCGCGCAGTACGTCGGCCATCTGGCGCGCGCGAGCGCAGCTGCGCTCGACAAGGTCCTGCACGCCGTCGCGGCCAAGCGCGCGCAGCGTCGCGTACACCGGCACGCCGCGCGCACGGCGGGAGAACTCCGGCACCCAGTCCACCGCATCGCGCTCCGGCCCCTTGGTCTGGATCAGGTACGCCGCCGCGGAGGTCATCGCGACACGATGATCTTCGGCGTGGCGGACCATCGCCACGCCGCAGTCGTAAGGCACGTTGAGCCACTTGTGCGCGTCGGTGGCCCAGGAATCGGCGAGTTCGATGCCGTCGGCGAACGCGCGCAGCGATGCGCTCGCGCGCGCCCACAATCCGAACGCGCCATCCACATGCAACCAGGCGCCGCGTTCACGCGTGACCTGGGCGATCTCGCGCAGCGGATCGAACGCACCGGTGTTCACGTTGCCGGCCTGCGCGCAGACGATGGTCGGCCCGTCGAGCCCGGCCAGCACCTCGCGCAGATGATCGGCGCGCATGCGGCCCTGTGCGTCGCTGTCGACGCGATGCACGTTGCGCGTGCCCAGACCCAGGTAGCGCAGCGCGACGTCAATGGTGATGTGCGATTCGGCCGACGCGACGACGTGCAGGCGCGGCGCGCCCTGCAATCCGTCGGCTTCCACGTCCCAGCCGACGCGGCGCAGCACGTGATGGCGCGCGGCGGCCAGGCAGGTGAAGTTCGCCATCTGGCAGCCGGTGACGAAGCCCACCCCGCTCTCGCGCGGCAGGTCGAACAGGTCCAGTAGCCACTGCCCGGCCACTTCTTCCAGCACCGACACCAGCGGCGAGATCGCATAGATGCCGGCGTTCTGATCCCACGTGGACACCAGCCAGTCCGCGGCCAGCGCGACCGGGTACGCGCCGCCGATCACGAAGCCGAAATAGCGCGGAGAATTGCACGCCACCGCGCCGCGCTCGGCCTGCGTGGCGAGCAGGTCGATGACGTCGCCGCCTTCGTCGCCCTTGTCCGGCAGCGAGCTGTGCAGCGCGGCAAGCAGCTCGTCGCGACCGGCGCGCGCGCCGACGTGACGGTCGGGCAGTCGTCGCAGGTAACGGGCGGCGTGTGCACGCGCGTTGTCCAGGTACGCGTCGAACACGGCGGACTGGAAGCGATCGGTGGCCATGGGGCATCGTCCTCGGGGCGAGGCCCGCAGGATAGGGCCGCGCCGCGAGAGCGCCGTTAAATCCCCGTTCGTTCGCGCAGGGGCGCTAACCTCCCTTCGACGCGCACGGCACGGAGGCCCAAGGGCCATGCATCCGCCTCCCCCGCAGGCCATCGTCGACCGGCTGCGACTGGTCTGCCTGGACCTGCCCGACGCCGTGGAGGAAGCGGCCTGGACCGGCACGCGCTGGTGCATCTCGCGCAAGAACTTCGCGCACGCGGTGATGATCGACGAGGGCTGGCCGCCGGCGTACGCGAAGGCCGCCGGTTCCGACGGCCCGCTGTGCGTGCTGACCTTCCGCACACCGCGACCGGCCGCGGAGGTCGCGCGCTTCGCCCGGCCACCGTATTTCCTGCCGCGCTGGTGGCCGGACATCGTCGGCATGGTGCTGGATGCTCGCACCGAGTGGGACGATGTGGAGC encodes:
- a CDS encoding YdcF family protein, translated to MTSPLKLAVALTYPPALTLLMLCIAVVLLLLRRTRSGIATAALAVAWSGLLAVPTVSDWVRERIERHYPPVEEATLPSADAIVVLGGAMHFYWLEREHVTPYELENSRLAAGARAWLARKAPVIVLSGGGDNGGNNSEARLMAGAIQRLGVPADALMLERESRNTRDNARYTAALAQRHGFHRVLLVTSSLHMPRAVIEFRKAGLDIVPVAVPERAKRDTWTQRWVPSRRALWRSGRAIKECAAIVMARLHS
- a CDS encoding polysaccharide biosynthesis/export family protein, which translates into the protein MQQHRSVARGSLRASSIRHVDQGRVTPGIGRCPANDHEDHALKTFILVCTVAAATLATTACVPGQQMTRSGGGGEGGSDVRMVTITQETVAQRPVAAVLPQELTNYKGEGYRIQPGDTLIVTVWDHPELTTPAGNQQQAVTNGRLVQPDGTFYFPYAGKINVTGMSIEDLRSTLSTRLAKYIQNPQLDVNVVGFGSRVALQGAFEDTTPQEVTTVPLTLSQAIGRGRIDVEQADLAGFVLTRDGRNYPLDLDALNRDGKVAADIFLKPGDRLFLPFNDRKEVYVVGEVLRPQALTFKTTYMTLTQALGRSGGLNPVTSKGEAVYVIRGIEEMQQIPATVYQLDAKSPAAFALGDKFQLKPGDVVWVGPAGVTRWNRFLSQLLPLSAIVSNAAAAQYDMTR
- a CDS encoding glutathione S-transferase family protein produces the protein MLTLYAHPFSSYSQKALTALYENGIAFQWKMLESPDCEAWRELTAMWPVQRFPVLVDEGRVIPEASCIIEYLHLRHRGPVPLIPDDPDEALDVRTMDRFFDNYISTPQQKIVFDAIRVPQDRDPYGVAEARTMLEQAYAWLDEVMRGREWAAGDRFSLADCGAGPFLFYADWTHRIDARFANVHAYRARLLERPAFARAVDEARPYRSFFPLGAPDRD
- a CDS encoding TerC family protein, whose amino-acid sequence is MDIFLNPEIWIALATLTALELVLGIDNIIFISILAGKLPAHQRDKARRIGITLAAVTRLGLLLTIAWIVGLTAPLFTVLGNEFSWRDLILIGGGLFLIGKATHEIHQKLEGASETVTAGKVVGVSFTSVIAQIMVLDIVFSLDSIITAVGMVDDRWVMVAAILISIVFMLMFAKPIGDFVERHPTVKILALSFLIMIGLVLIADGFGQHINKGYVYVAMAFSVFVEMINLWIRKREAHKSEPVKLRERFEESPAE
- a CDS encoding PAS domain-containing protein, whose amino-acid sequence is MRSATAHTVHSPRAIASGTEGAQGPGFLGLALAERVDRRRAAWVVGVLLLAFIATGPFADRTLPAVPAFVPAYDAAVLVLAAITAIILHAQYRDLHERGFLWLACGYLFSALFALLHGLTFPDAFVSGSLFGGVQTTAWSWILWHGIAPLFVTAYALDARRPPATGASLLERAAYPATVALVAVLALALVRLDPVLPELLTSAYYRPPSTRWIGGLVWAVHLAALLVLVWRTRLRRLLDVWLCVALVAAVIELALSGMMITARYQLGFYIGRVYGLAGALFVVALLLRHALLLQARLVRAASALHDSERRFRDLFDSMGEAFYIGEAVTDADGRVVDLMFLQENPMARRYVGRDIAGKRLCEVAPDFGREWLHIVDEVVRNGGERTLEGPSPRTRRHFHYRVFRLKSRKKQVGILFQDIQPRRDAEKALRDSEERFSQFGQASSSVLWIRDATSLEMEYLSPSFETTCGRGCVDLVGAGFESWIALVHPDDHEAVRRAMARVQQGERVEHEFRMVHGETGELLWIHSTEFPMRDIACRINRTGGIAQDATLLKRAQARLRESEERLRSAIEVGRLATWDWNLTTGEVAWSDEHYRIEGYAPGEVVPSYEAWIARVHPDDREAAESAVVHAMQTGGEYAREVRFLHPDGSVHWANARGRFFYDASGAPVRMIGSMLDTTLRREFEEAQRVLVAELQHRTRNLIAVVRAISDRTLRESPNMRHFAAAFSERLDSLARVQGLLSRLKEGQRVSFDELLRMELAAHLDEGGVRFDLEGPADVSLRSSTVQPLALAIHELITNAVKYGALRDPRGRLRIRWRVEPEDGRPWLHVDWRETGVAIGSGEPAPGGGAGRELIERALPYQFGARTTYTLTDEGVHCTIAMPISRREPLSSISHDIRL
- a CDS encoding response regulator, whose product is MSSDGLNGLHLLVVEDDYLLASGLQEALELEGATVVGPCPDVLGALRAIAQAPVLDGALLDVNLGDETSFAVVEALRGRGVPMLFLTGYDDSALPAAYSAIPRCRKPVGLFDLVRELSSLVVRAG